A window of Micromonospora eburnea genomic DNA:
GACTTTGCTGCCTGGGCGCGGGCCTGCGGCGGCTACGGCGCCAAGGTCACCGACCCGAAGGCGCTGCCCGGGGCGATCCGGGAGGCCCTCGCCCACCCGGGCCCGGCGCTGGTCGACTGCGACGTCAACCCGAACGAGCCGCCGATGCCCGGTAAGGTCCGGTACGAGCAGGCGAAACACTTCACCGAGGCGTTCCTGCGCGGCCAGCCGCACAAGGTCGCCACCATGGCGACCGTCGCCCGCGACAAGATCAACGAGTTGCGGTCGTGACCCGGGTCGCCGCTCGTCCGGTCGCGCTGCCCGACCCGGTGACCCGGGCGCCCGCGCCCGTCACCGACGTGGACCTCGACGCCCTGGCCGCACGGCTGCGCCCGGTGGTCGACGGCGAGGTCCGGTTCGACGCCGGCTCCCGCGGCGCGTACTCGACGGACGGCTCCAACTACCGGCAGGTGCCGCTCGGCGTGGTCGTGCCGCGTACCGTCGAGGCCGCCGTCGCCGCGATCGAGGTGTGCCGCCGGATGGACGTCCCCGTGCTCTCCCGGGGCGGTGGCACGAGCCTGGCCGGCGAGTGCACGAACACCGCCGTCGTGATCGACTGGTCGAAGTACTGCAACCGGCTGATCGAGGTGGACGCCGAGGCGAAGACGTGCCTGGTGGAGCCGGGCATCGTGCTGGACACGCTCAACGAGCTGTTGGCCCCGTACAGGTTGGAGTTCGGCCCCAGGCCGGCGACCCACAACCACTGCACCATCGGCGGGATGATCGGCAACAACTCGTGCGGGTCGACGGCGCAGCGCACCGGCAAGACGGTCGACAACCTCGTCGAGATGGAGGTGCTGCTCTACGACGGCACTCGGATGTGGGTCGGCGAGACCGGCGACGAGGCGTACGCCGAGATCCAGCGTCGGGGTGGCCGCCAGGCCGAGATCTACCGCCAGTTGCGGGCCCTGCGGGACGAGTACCTGAGCGACATCCGCACCCGCTACCCGGACATTCCTCGGCGGGTGTCCGGCTACAACCTGGACAGCCTGCTGCCGGAAAAGAACTTTCACGTGGGGCAGGCGCTGGTCGGCTCGGAGAACACCCTGGTCACCGTGCTGCGGGCCCGGCTGAAGCTGGTCCCGGTGGTGCCGGCCAAGGCGATGGTCTTCCTCGGCTACCCGGACATCGCCACCGCGGCCGACGACGTGAAGCACATTCTGCCGCACGATCCGATCGCCCTAGAGGGGCTCGACGACAAGCTGATCAACTTCGAGAAGCGCAAGCACCTGCACCCCGGCGCCCTGCACCTGCTGCCGCAGGGGGGCGGGTGGCTGATGGTCCAGATGGGCGGGCACACACCGGAACAGGCGGAGGACGCCCTCGCCCGGATGCTGCACGCGTTGCGGCGCGACGGCGGGCCCACCGTGCACCGCTTCGACGACGAGGCCCACGAGAAACAGATGTGGCAGGTACGCGAGTCCGGGCTCGGCGCGACCGCCCGGGTACCGGGCGAGGCGGACACCTGGGAGGGCTGGGAGGACTCGGCCGTACCGCCGGAGCGCCTCGGCGACTACCTGCGCGATCTCGACACGCTCTACCGGGAGTACGGCTACGAACAGGCGTCGCTGTACGGGCACTTCGGGCAGGGGTGCGTGCACACCCGGATCCCGTTCAAGCTGAACACCGCCGACGGCGTACGGCAGTTCCGCTCGTTCATCGAGCGCGCCGCCGACCTGGTGGTGTCGTACGGCGGCTCCTTCTCCGGCGAGCACGGCGACGGACAGTCCCGGGGCGAACTGCTGCCGAAGATGTTCGGCGACCGGCTGATCCGCGCCTTCGGCCAGTTCAAGGCCATCTTCGACCCGGACAACCGGATGAACCCGGGCAAGGTCGTCGCCCCGTACCCGCTCGACAGCCACCTGCGGATCGGGGTCGACTACAACCACGGCGGCTGGGAGACCCACTTCCGCTACCCCGACGACTCCGGCAGCTTCGGCCGGGCCGTGCTGCGCTGCGTCGGAGTCGGCAAGTGCCGGCGCCAGCACGGCGGGGTGATGTGCCCGTCGTACATGGTCACCCGGGAGGAGGAGCACTCGACGCGGGGCCGGGCCCGGCTGCTGTTCGAGATGCTCGACGGCACCGCCCGGGGCGGGGTCGTCGACGACGGCTGGCGTTCCGACGCCGTCCGGGACGCCCTCGACCTCTGCCTGGCCTGCAAGGGCTGCAAGCGGGACTGCCCGGTCAACGTGGACATGGCCACCTACAAGGCGGAGTTCCTGTCCCATCACTACGCCGGGCGGCTGCGCCCCCGGTCGCACTACTCGATGGGCTGGCTCCCGGTGGCCGCCGCGCTCGCCGCCGCCGCGCCCCGGGCGGTGAACGCGTTAGCGCAGGCCCCCGGGCTGGGCCGGCTCGCGAAGGCGGTCGGCGGCATCGACCGGCGCCGCGACATCCCGCTGTTCGCCCCGGAGTCGTTCCAACGCTGGTTCGCCCGCCGGACACCGCACGGGGACGGCTCCCGCGGCGAGGTGCTGCTCTGGCCGGACACCTTCACCAACCACCTCCACCCCGGCATCGGGCGGGCCGCGGTCGAGGTGCTGGAGGCGGCCGGCTGGCGGGTACGGGTGCCGGACCGGCCGGTCTGCTGCGGCCTGACCTGGATCTCCACCGGCCAGCTCGGCATGGCCAAGCGGGTGCTCCAGCGGACCGTGGACGTGCTGCGCCCGCACCTGCGGGCCGGCACCCGGGTGGTCGGGCTGGAACCGAGCTGCACGGCCGTGTTCCGCAGCGACGCCCACGAGCTGTTCCCCGACGATCACGACGTCGCCAAGCTGCACGAGCAGACCGTCACCCTGGCCGAGCTGCTGCACGACCACAGCCCCGGCTGGCGACCGCCCCGGCTGCCCGCGCACGCCCTGATCCAGACCCACTGCCACCAGCACGCGATCCTGGGCACCGTCGCCGACCAGGCGGTGCTGGCCGAGGCCGGGGTGCGCGCCGACTTCCTCGACTCCGGCTGTTGCGGCCTGGCCGGCAACTTCGGCTTCGAGCAGGGGCACTACGAGGTCTCCGAGGCGTGCGCCGAACGGGTGCTGCTGCCCGCCGTACGCGACGCCGCCGACACCGACGTCATCCTCGCCGACGGCTTCAGCTGCCGTACCCAGGTCGAGCAGAGCGCGGCGGACGGCCGCCGGGCGATCCACCTGGCCGAGTTGCTCCGCGCCGGCCTGCACGGCGGGTCGGTGCCGCCGCGACCCGAGCAGAGCTGGGCCGACCGGCCCGCCTCCCCGTCGCGGGCCGCGCGGTGGGCCGCCGCCGGGCTGGTCGGTCTGGCCGCGCTGGCCCCGGCGGCCGCGCTCGCCGCGCGGGTGGGCCGGCGGGGACGGTGACCGGATGCGGCTGACCGCGGCGGCGTACCGGGTGCCCACCGACGCCCCGGAGGGAGACGGCACCCTCGCCTGGTCCAGCACCGTGCTGGCACTGGTCCGCGCCGAGGCCGACGGGCACACCGGCCTCGGCTGGACCTACGGGCCGGCCGCGGTGGTGCCGGTGGTGACGGAGCTCCTCGCCCCGGTGGTGGCCGGGCTGGACCCGGACGACGTGCCGGCCGTCTGGACGCTCATGCAGCGCGAGCTGCGCAACGCCGGGCGGCCCGGGGTGGCCGGGCTGGCGCTGTCCGCCGCCGACAACGCGGTCTGGGATCTCAAGGCCCGCCGGCTCGGCCTGCCGCTGGCCCGGCTGCTCGGCACCGCCCGCCGGGAGGTGCCGGTCTACGGCAGCGGCGGCTTCACCACGTACGACGACGAGCGGCAGCACCGCCAGCTCGCCGGCTGGGTGCACGACCAGGGCATCCCCCGGGTGAAGATCAAGATAGGGGAGTCCTGGGGTACCGAGGTGCCGCGCGACCTGGCCCGGATGGCCGCCGCCCGGCGCGTCATCGGCGACGACACCGAGCTGTACGTCGACGCGAACGGCGCCTACCAGCGCAAGCAGGCGGTCCGGGTGATGCGGGCCGCCGCCGACCTGGACGTGCGCTGGTACGAGGAGCCGGTCAGCTCCGACGACCTGGTCGGCCTCGGACTGGTCCGGGACCAGGTCCGGCCCGACGTGGCGGCCGGCGAGTACGGCTACGACCTGGTCTACTTCCACCGGATGGCCCCGTACGTCGACTGCCTCCAGATCGACGTCACCCGCTGCGGCGGCATCACCGAGTTCCTGCGCGCGGCGGCGGTGGCCGCCGCGGCCGGCCTCCAGGTGTCGGCGCACTGCGCGCCGCACCAGCACCTGCCGGTCGCCGCCGCCGTGCCGAACCTGCGCCACCTCGAATGGTTCCACGACCACGTCCGGATCGAGTCGATGCTCTTCGACGGGGCCGTGCCGGCCACCGGAGGCGCCGCCGCGGTGCCGCTGGACCGGCCGGGCAACGGCCTCGACCTGCGGACCGCCGACGCGGAGACCTACCGGGTGGCGTGAGGCGACGGGACGCCAGCGTGCGCCGGCCGGGTCCGGTCAGCGCGGGACCGGGCAGTATTCGGCCTGGCCGAGGGTCACCGCGGTCTCCAGCATCAGCGCGTGCACGAACGCCTGCGGAAAGTTTCCGCGTAACTGCCGCTGTTGCACGTCGTACTCCTCGGTGAAGAGACCCGGTGACCCGCACGCGGCCCGGTTGCGCTCGAACCAGCGGTTGGCCCCCACCACGTCGCCGGCCTGCCAGGCGGCGAGCGCCGCGGCGAACCCGCAGAGCAGGAAGGCGCCCTCCGCGTCGCCGAGCGGCCGGCTGTCCGGGCGGAACCGGTACAGGTAGCCCTCGCGCTCCAACTCGCCCAGGACCGCCCCACGGGTCGCCGCGGTACGCGGATCCCCGACCGGCAGCGCCCCCCGAATGCCGGGGAACAGCAGCGCCCCGTCGACCCGCCCGTCGTCGTACGCCCGCTGCCACCGGCCGGACGGATGCAGGCCGTGCGCCGCGGCGTCGGCGAGGATCGTGTCGGCGAGCGCCGCCCACCGCCCGGCCGACCCGCGCGGCGCGACCCGGGCGGCCGCCCGTAGCCCGGCCACGCACATCAGCTTCGAGTGCGTCCACTGCCGGGCCGACAGCTCCCAGACGCCCGAGTCGGGCTGTTGCCAGCGCTGCCCGATGGTCCGCACGGCCAGCTCCATCGCCCGCCAGGAGGCGTCGTCCAGCCGGTCGTGCCGCCCGGCGGCGGCCAGCAACAGCAGGATCTCGCCGAACACGTCGAGCTGGCACTGTTCCCGCACCCAGTTGCCGACCCGGGGCGACCCGCCCGGATAGCCCGGCAGGAAGTCCAGCCCGTGCTGCGGCGGCACCGGGTCGCCGTCGACCGTGTAGGCGGGGGCGAGGCGGTCACCGTCGGCGAGCACCCGCTCGGTGAGGAAGGCGACCGCGTCGTCCAGCAGGTCGTACCGGCCGACCAGGGCGGCGGCCTGGCCCACGAAGGACTGGTCCCGCAGCCAGGCGTAGCGGTAGTCGTAGTTGTGGCCGGCGAGCGCCCGCTCGGGCAGTGCCATGGTCGCCGCCGCCACCGTGCCGCCACCCGGCCTGGTCAGTCCGCGCAGCACGGCGTACGCGAAGACCGCGTCCCGCTGCGCGGGCCCGCCGGTGAGCGGCGGCAGGGACGCCTTCCAGGTCTGCTCGGTGGTCCGCCACAACTCGTCGGGCCGGGGCGGCTCGGCGTCGAACGGCCGCGTCGCGATCTCCAGCACCAGATCGTGCCGCCCGCCGGCGGGGATCGTCAGCTCGCCGCAGAGCGGGCCGTCACCGCTGGGCCGGAGCCGTTCCCCGCCGCTGTGCCGCAGGTACAGGTCGCCCGTACGGGCCAGCCAGAGCGGCCCGTCGCGGCGTACCTCGCGCACCGGCTCGCGGCCGAAGTCGGCGCGCGGATCGAGCCGGACGCGAACGACGGCGTCCCGGTCCAACGCGTGGATCTGCCGCAGCAGCACCACCCGCCGTTCCTCGCCGGGAAACAGCAGGGCCTCGCGGGACTCGATGATCCCGTCCGTGGTCACCCACCGGCTCACCCACACCAGCGAGTCCGGCTCGTAGTGGCCGCCCCAGACGTACCGGTGGTTCGCCGGCGTCACCAGGTAGTCGCCCCGGCCGCCGAGCAGGCCGCTGAACACCGACGGGTCCGCCCACCCGGGGGCGCAGAGCCAGGTCACGTTGCCGTCCGGGCCGACGAGGGCGCCCCGGTGGCCGTCGGCGAGCAGCGCGTACTCACGTAGCACGCTCGGCCCGTGGACGTCCGTCGCCGAGGTGCCGGGCCGCTCGTCCCGTCCCACCGGCACCACCTCCCGCAGCCCCTACCCGGCGCGGGCCGGCCCACACCTGCCCCGCCGAACCCGCATCCGACCGGAGTACCCGGCCGGTGCCGGGGTACAGCCTCGGACAGGACAGGACGGACGAGGTCGGGGGAGTGTGATGGGTCGAAACCGGGAGCACGCGCGGGTGGCGGTGATCACGGGGGCCAGCGCCGGGGTGGGGCGGGCCACCGCCCGGTTGCTCGCCCGGCGTGGCATCGCCATCGCCCTGCTGGCACGGGGACGCACCGGCCTGGACGCCGCCGCCGCGGAGGTACGGGCCGCCGGCAGCCGGGCCCTGCCCGTCGAGGTGGACATGGCCGAGTACGACCAGGTGGTGGCCGCCGGCCAACGGGTCGAGGCCGAACTCGGGCCGATCGACCTGTGGATCAACGACGCGTTCAGCTCCGTCTTCGCCCCGTTCCAGCAGACCCGGCCCGAGGAGTTCCGCCGGGCCACGGAGGTCACCTATCTCGGCTACGTGCACGGCACCCGGGTGGCCCTGCACCACATGGTGCCCCGGGACCGCGGCACCATCGTCCAGGTCGGGTCGGCGCTGGCCTACCGGGGCATCCCGTTGCAGGCCACGTACTGCGGGGCCAAGCACGCGATCGTCGGGTTCACCGAGGCGCTGCGCTGCGAGCTGATGCACGACCGGAGCAAGGTCAGGGTGACCATGGTGCAGTTGCCCGCGCTGAACACCCCGCAGTTCGACTGGTTGTTGTCCCGGCTGCCCCGGCACGCCCAACCGGTGCCACCGATCTACGATCCGATGGTCGCCGCCCGGGCCATCGTCGGCGCCGCCGACCGGCCCGGCCGCCGGGAGTACTGGGTGGGTGTCTCCACCGCCCTGACCATCCTCGGCAACCGGATCGCGCCCGGCCTGCTCGACCGGTATCTCGCGCGTACCGGCTACGACTCGCAGCAGGCCGAACGGCCGACCGACCAGGACCGGCCGGTCAACCTGTGGCAGCCGGCGGACGGCCCGGACGGCCGGGACTACGGCGCGCGGGGCAGCTTCACCAGCCGGTCGCACCGGCACAGCGCGCAGGCCTGGTTGTCCCGGCACCGCCTGGTCACCGCCGCCGGCCTCACCGGCGCGGCGGCCGGCGTCCTGGCCTGGCGTCGCCACTGACCCTCCGGCCTGCGGACCGCCCGAGACCGGGCAGCCGCGCCGAACGAGCCGGGCCCGGTCGCGGCGCGGGTGGACGGGCAGCCCGCCGGGCGTAGGCTGACCGGCGTGGATGCCGAAGACCGGATCGCGCTGTTCCTCGACTACGAGAACCTGGCGCTGGGCGTACGTGACCATCACGGCGGCCGGCCCTTCGACTTCCGCCCGATCGCCGACGCCCTCGCCGAGCGGGGCCGGGTGGTGGTGCGCCGCGCGTACGCCGACTGGTCGTACTTCGACGAGGACCGGCGGATGCTCACCCGGTCGCACGTCGAACTCATCGAGATCCCCCAGCGGATGGGCGCCACCCGGAAGAACGCCGCCGACATCAAGATGGCCGTGGACGCCGTGGAGCTGGCCTTCGAACGCGACTACCTCTCCACGTTCGTGATCTGCACCGGCGACAGCGACTTCACCCCGCTGGTCTACAAGCTCCGCGAACTCAACAAGCGGGTGATCGGGGTCGGTGTGGAGAACTCCACCTCGGCCCTGCTCCCGCCCGCCTGCGACGAGTTCCTCTACTACGACCGGCTGGAGGGGGTCGAGATACCCGCCACCGCCGGTCGGCGGGGCCGTCCGGGTCGGGTGTCCGCCCCCGAGGCCCCCCAGCCGCCGGAGCCCGAGCCCCAGCCGGTGGCGGAGGAGTCCGCCCGGGACGTCGACACGCTCGCCGTCCTCGTGGCGCAGACGGTGGCCGGCCTCCAGGGCGGCACCAGCGGTGCGGTGACCGCCTCCGGGCTGAAGCGGACCCTGCTGCGCAAGGATCCGACGTTCAGCGAGTCCGACTACGGCTTCCGTACCTTCGGTGAACTCCTGCGCTACCTCGCCGAACACGACGTGGTCGAGCTGGCCGAGGGGCCCGCCAAGGGCGACCCGGAGGTGTCGCTGCCGGAACGCGGTGACCCGGAGGCCGCCTTCGCGCTGCTTCGCTCCGTGGTCGCGGATCTGGCCGGCGGCGGCGCGGTCGCGCTCTCCGGGCTGAAGGACCAGCTCCGCCGGGCGCGCCCCGACTTCAGCGAGAAGAAGCTCGGCTACCGCAGTTTCCTCCAGTTCTGCAAGGCGGCGGCCACCAGCGGTGTGGTGGACCTGCGGTGGAGCCCGGACACCGACGACTACCTGCTCACCCCGCGGTCCTGATCGGCGCCGGCCCGGGCGGCGGCGCCGACCGGGCCGCTCCCGGCGCCGCCCCGTGGAGGTCAGCGGCTCACGAGCCGGGCAGCCGCCCGCGTGCTCACCGGTCGGCCGCCGGGCACAGCAGCAGGTTCACCAGCGGCAGGTGGAGCAGGCCCGGGCAGTCGTCGCGCACCGGGAAGCCGGTCGACGGCGTCGGGGCGGGTGCCGCGGTCGGGGCCGGGGCGGTGGTCGGAGCGGGGCCCGTGGTCGGGGTGAGCGTCGCGGCCGGCTCGGGTCGGGTGGTCGGAGCCGGAGCCGGAGCCGGAGCCGTGCCCGTGCCCGTGCCCGTGCCCGTGCCCGTGGCGCGCGTTGCCGTGGCGGCGCTCCGACGCGTCACGGGCCCGGTGACCGGCTCGCCCCCGGTGGCGGCACCGCCCGTCGTCCGGGCCACGGGAGTGGTCACCGGCGGGCGGCGGGTCGGGCTGCCCCCCGGCCCGGGCACCGCGGGCGGGCTCGGGACCGGGTCGCCGATGGTCCAGCCCACGTCCGCGGTTGCGGCGATCCCGCCCGCGCCCGCCTCCGCCCCGTACGGCAGCTCCGCCGGCTCGGCGCGGAGGGTGCCGGTGGCCAGCGCCGCGAGCGCCACCGCGACGACGACGGCGGCGGCCGCCGCCATCCGCTCGGGGCGCGGCACGGGGAACGGAGCGTGGTGCGGCTCCGCCGGCGCCGGCGGAGCCGGTCGGGCGTCGCGGTGAGCCGCCAACAACGCGTCGACCTGCGCGACGACGGCGGCGCGTGACCCGGCGGCGGTGGCGAAGGCGAGGGTGAGATAGAAGCGGGCGTTCACGGCGGCGGCGGCCGGGATCCGCAATCCGGCCGGCCGGCGGCCGTCCGCGGTGTGCAGCAGGGTGATCGGGACCTCGGGGTGGTGCCCCGGACCCAGCATGCCCCGGTACGTCCACTCGCGTCGGCCGTGGCGTCCGGCGAAGGCGACGCGACGGTCGGTGACGACCGCCATGCCGGCGTCGACGACCCGCAGGCCCGCCGGCAGTACGCGCCCGGGCTCGTCCACGGTGTCCGCCGCGACGGTCAGCCCCGGCGCGGGCAGCCCGGTGAGGTGCCGCGCCTCGGCCTCGATCAGCTCCGCGGCCGGCAGTACGCGGTAGACGACCTCGTCGTGGTCGAGTTCGGCCGGCAGCCCGGCCCGTGGCTGCGCGCACCCGACGAACGCGGTGGCCTCGATCCGTAGCCGGACGAGATGCTCCTCGTGCCGGCGCCAGGTCCGCAGCCGCGCGTCGTACGCCCGCTGCCGCCGGTCGTCCTCGCGCCGCGCCCACTCGCCCGGCCAGCGGGAGGCCCGGGGGTTCGTCGCGACGGCGGAGGGTTTCGCCTGCACACCTCGTACAACGGCCGCCGTCCGGGAAGGACACGCGGCGCGGGTGGGTCGTCCGCTTCTCTGTTACCCCGAGTGATCACGATGGTGCTGCTCGTGCCGAGTCAGTATCCTTTGAGGACTTTCCGCGCCGCACCTCCTGTCGTGCTCTCCCTAGGGGTGACCCATTGTCTGATCTTGTCCTCACCGAGAAGCGTGGTCTGACCGCCGGCCCGGCGACGATCGGCGCGACGATCCAGCGCCAGCGGTCGAACTTCCTCCGCCTCGTCACGCAACTCGATCCGGCGGGCTGGTCGGCGAAGACCCGCTGCACCGCCTGGTCGGTGCACGACGTGGTCCGGCACGTGGTCAACGTGGCCGAGCTGCACGTCGCGCTGCTCAGCGGCAGTCCGGACGTCGGGCGGTTCCTGCGCCACGGCCCCTTCCATCCGGCCACCACCCCGGCGCTGTGGCTGGCGGACTCGCCCGCGCAGAGCCCGGAGGAGACCGTCCAGACCCTCACGGACCTGGTGGCGCGGGAACGGGAGCTGTTCCAGGCCCGGGCCGTCGGGCCGGAGGGCCCGCTGATGCCCGCGCCGAGCGGGCGTCAACTGCACTGGTCGACCCTGTCCCTGCACATGCTCTGGGACGCCTGGATCCACGAACGGGACGTGGCGCTGGCGCTCGGGTTGGAGCCGGAGTCGCGCGCCGAGGACTTTCCCCTGGTCACCATGTACGGTCTGCTGATCGCCGGGGGTGTCGGCGTGCTCGTCGGCAATCCGCCGGCGGCCACGCTCGCACTGCGGGGCGCCACCGAGTCGCGGTACGAGATCGGCGTCGCCGAGGACGACGTGTTCGTCGCGGCGGGCGTCGACGGCGACCCGCAGGGGCACGGGGCGGCCGACGAGGTGTTGGACAGCCTCACCGGCCGCGAACCGGAGCTCGCCCGGGCACTGACGGCACAGGAGCCGGTCCTCGCCTCCCTGGGGGTGCTCCGGCAGGTGATGTGACGGATTCCCGGGCGCGTCGCCACCCGAACGACGCCCACGCCCGCCGCCGGGCCGCCGTCGAGGCGGCCCGGCGGCGTACCGGGACCGTCACCGCTCGGATCGTCGGGCGGGGTCCTGCGCAGTTACGCGTGGGCCGCCGCGCCGGATCAGCCGGGGCGTACCGGGGTGCCGTTCGTGACCGGTGCGGCGACCGTGCCGGACGTGACCCGCGGGTCCGGGTCCCGACGACGACGCCGGGTCAGCAGGCCGACGCCGAGCAGCGTGACGATGCCCACCGCCTCCAGGGACAGGAGTAGCCACTGCGGGACGCGATCACCGTCGGCGTCGGGCTTGCCCAGCCAGCGCAGCCGGCCGGTGATGGTGAAGGGCTGCCCACCGGCCGTCGCGTGGACCGTCCAGTCGCCGACCGGATGCGGGTGCCGCGGGTCCGATTCGACCGCCGGCGGCCGCGCCTGCCCCATCCAGTGGATGCGATGGTCGTGCCA
This region includes:
- a CDS encoding FAD-binding and (Fe-S)-binding domain-containing protein, with product MTRVAARPVALPDPVTRAPAPVTDVDLDALAARLRPVVDGEVRFDAGSRGAYSTDGSNYRQVPLGVVVPRTVEAAVAAIEVCRRMDVPVLSRGGGTSLAGECTNTAVVIDWSKYCNRLIEVDAEAKTCLVEPGIVLDTLNELLAPYRLEFGPRPATHNHCTIGGMIGNNSCGSTAQRTGKTVDNLVEMEVLLYDGTRMWVGETGDEAYAEIQRRGGRQAEIYRQLRALRDEYLSDIRTRYPDIPRRVSGYNLDSLLPEKNFHVGQALVGSENTLVTVLRARLKLVPVVPAKAMVFLGYPDIATAADDVKHILPHDPIALEGLDDKLINFEKRKHLHPGALHLLPQGGGWLMVQMGGHTPEQAEDALARMLHALRRDGGPTVHRFDDEAHEKQMWQVRESGLGATARVPGEADTWEGWEDSAVPPERLGDYLRDLDTLYREYGYEQASLYGHFGQGCVHTRIPFKLNTADGVRQFRSFIERAADLVVSYGGSFSGEHGDGQSRGELLPKMFGDRLIRAFGQFKAIFDPDNRMNPGKVVAPYPLDSHLRIGVDYNHGGWETHFRYPDDSGSFGRAVLRCVGVGKCRRQHGGVMCPSYMVTREEEHSTRGRARLLFEMLDGTARGGVVDDGWRSDAVRDALDLCLACKGCKRDCPVNVDMATYKAEFLSHHYAGRLRPRSHYSMGWLPVAAALAAAAPRAVNALAQAPGLGRLAKAVGGIDRRRDIPLFAPESFQRWFARRTPHGDGSRGEVLLWPDTFTNHLHPGIGRAAVEVLEAAGWRVRVPDRPVCCGLTWISTGQLGMAKRVLQRTVDVLRPHLRAGTRVVGLEPSCTAVFRSDAHELFPDDHDVAKLHEQTVTLAELLHDHSPGWRPPRLPAHALIQTHCHQHAILGTVADQAVLAEAGVRADFLDSGCCGLAGNFGFEQGHYEVSEACAERVLLPAVRDAADTDVILADGFSCRTQVEQSAADGRRAIHLAELLRAGLHGGSVPPRPEQSWADRPASPSRAARWAAAGLVGLAALAPAAALAARVGRRGR
- a CDS encoding enolase C-terminal domain-like protein: MRLTAAAYRVPTDAPEGDGTLAWSSTVLALVRAEADGHTGLGWTYGPAAVVPVVTELLAPVVAGLDPDDVPAVWTLMQRELRNAGRPGVAGLALSAADNAVWDLKARRLGLPLARLLGTARREVPVYGSGGFTTYDDERQHRQLAGWVHDQGIPRVKIKIGESWGTEVPRDLARMAAARRVIGDDTELYVDANGAYQRKQAVRVMRAAADLDVRWYEEPVSSDDLVGLGLVRDQVRPDVAAGEYGYDLVYFHRMAPYVDCLQIDVTRCGGITEFLRAAAVAAAAGLQVSAHCAPHQHLPVAAAVPNLRHLEWFHDHVRIESMLFDGAVPATGGAAAVPLDRPGNGLDLRTADAETYRVA
- a CDS encoding glycoside hydrolase family 15 protein; this encodes MGRDERPGTSATDVHGPSVLREYALLADGHRGALVGPDGNVTWLCAPGWADPSVFSGLLGGRGDYLVTPANHRYVWGGHYEPDSLVWVSRWVTTDGIIESREALLFPGEERRVVLLRQIHALDRDAVVRVRLDPRADFGREPVREVRRDGPLWLARTGDLYLRHSGGERLRPSGDGPLCGELTIPAGGRHDLVLEIATRPFDAEPPRPDELWRTTEQTWKASLPPLTGGPAQRDAVFAYAVLRGLTRPGGGTVAAATMALPERALAGHNYDYRYAWLRDQSFVGQAAALVGRYDLLDDAVAFLTERVLADGDRLAPAYTVDGDPVPPQHGLDFLPGYPGGSPRVGNWVREQCQLDVFGEILLLLAAAGRHDRLDDASWRAMELAVRTIGQRWQQPDSGVWELSARQWTHSKLMCVAGLRAAARVAPRGSAGRWAALADTILADAAAHGLHPSGRWQRAYDDGRVDGALLFPGIRGALPVGDPRTAATRGAVLGELEREGYLYRFRPDSRPLGDAEGAFLLCGFAAALAAWQAGDVVGANRWFERNRAACGSPGLFTEEYDVQQRQLRGNFPQAFVHALMLETAVTLGQAEYCPVPR
- a CDS encoding SDR family oxidoreductase gives rise to the protein MGRNREHARVAVITGASAGVGRATARLLARRGIAIALLARGRTGLDAAAAEVRAAGSRALPVEVDMAEYDQVVAAGQRVEAELGPIDLWINDAFSSVFAPFQQTRPEEFRRATEVTYLGYVHGTRVALHHMVPRDRGTIVQVGSALAYRGIPLQATYCGAKHAIVGFTEALRCELMHDRSKVRVTMVQLPALNTPQFDWLLSRLPRHAQPVPPIYDPMVAARAIVGAADRPGRREYWVGVSTALTILGNRIAPGLLDRYLARTGYDSQQAERPTDQDRPVNLWQPADGPDGRDYGARGSFTSRSHRHSAQAWLSRHRLVTAAGLTGAAAGVLAWRRH
- a CDS encoding PIN domain-containing protein, yielding MDAEDRIALFLDYENLALGVRDHHGGRPFDFRPIADALAERGRVVVRRAYADWSYFDEDRRMLTRSHVELIEIPQRMGATRKNAADIKMAVDAVELAFERDYLSTFVICTGDSDFTPLVYKLRELNKRVIGVGVENSTSALLPPACDEFLYYDRLEGVEIPATAGRRGRPGRVSAPEAPQPPEPEPQPVAEESARDVDTLAVLVAQTVAGLQGGTSGAVTASGLKRTLLRKDPTFSESDYGFRTFGELLRYLAEHDVVELAEGPAKGDPEVSLPERGDPEAAFALLRSVVADLAGGGAVALSGLKDQLRRARPDFSEKKLGYRSFLQFCKAAATSGVVDLRWSPDTDDYLLTPRS
- a CDS encoding maleylpyruvate isomerase family mycothiol-dependent enzyme, whose product is MSDLVLTEKRGLTAGPATIGATIQRQRSNFLRLVTQLDPAGWSAKTRCTAWSVHDVVRHVVNVAELHVALLSGSPDVGRFLRHGPFHPATTPALWLADSPAQSPEETVQTLTDLVARERELFQARAVGPEGPLMPAPSGRQLHWSTLSLHMLWDAWIHERDVALALGLEPESRAEDFPLVTMYGLLIAGGVGVLVGNPPAATLALRGATESRYEIGVAEDDVFVAAGVDGDPQGHGAADEVLDSLTGREPELARALTAQEPVLASLGVLRQVM